One Alkaliphilus sp. B6464 genomic window carries:
- a CDS encoding FtsW/RodA/SpoVE family cell cycle protein: MLALSKYISDFLNKVCGEIKYKGVHGNISTELQGHIYEIMENYIESGMDKDRAIQKAVEQMGDPIGIGKELNKTHRPKTEWSIILLIGAMVLIGGITLFSVASDTASSINFDQFFKFYLVYTLIGIGAFISCYFFDYTKLEKYSIYIFISIIAFLFASAIFGRELSGTQFIGIVKIRFAYSTIALPFFLTSFSGLANKWSTGSIKDMLKLLTLAALAVICTLYISFTTAILLSAGFLIIITKAILNKGFKGNRKRFLFSIYGGGITLISMLLWVNNAVGSNYKATRLFIFLNPHLDPYEIGFISTLLKYFMLPNAKLFGKSDNLYFNHQGVDRIVLPEANTDLVFAYIVSAFGWIVGIITIIVIVLAVTRMFLAVRKINHQYGRYLASAIVSVFSLQALASILINTGRLPISGFSLPFISYGGINFVINMALMGLLLSVYRRKDLVTIEKGYCQRSGS, translated from the coding sequence GTGCTTGCTTTGAGTAAATATATTTCTGACTTTTTAAATAAGGTATGTGGAGAAATAAAATATAAAGGGGTACATGGAAATATTTCTACAGAACTGCAGGGACACATCTATGAAATAATGGAAAATTACATTGAAAGTGGAATGGATAAAGATAGGGCAATACAAAAAGCAGTGGAGCAAATGGGGGACCCTATTGGAATAGGTAAGGAGTTAAATAAAACTCATAGGCCTAAAACAGAGTGGTCAATAATATTATTAATTGGCGCTATGGTTCTAATTGGTGGTATTACCTTATTTTCAGTTGCAAGTGACACAGCTTCATCAATTAATTTTGATCAATTTTTTAAATTTTACTTAGTTTATACATTAATAGGAATTGGAGCATTTATATCTTGTTACTTTTTCGATTATACTAAGCTTGAAAAGTATTCAATTTATATCTTTATATCAATTATTGCCTTTTTATTTGCAAGTGCAATATTTGGACGTGAATTAAGCGGGACACAATTTATAGGAATTGTAAAAATTAGATTTGCATATTCTACTATAGCACTACCATTTTTTCTTACATCATTTTCAGGACTTGCAAATAAGTGGTCTACTGGAAGTATAAAAGATATGTTAAAACTATTAACATTAGCGGCCTTAGCTGTCATATGTACGCTTTATATATCCTTTACAACTGCTATATTGCTTAGTGCAGGATTTTTAATTATTATTACAAAAGCAATTTTAAATAAAGGATTTAAAGGAAACAGAAAAAGATTTCTATTTTCAATTTATGGTGGAGGAATTACATTAATAAGTATGTTATTATGGGTAAATAATGCAGTAGGATCAAATTATAAGGCTACCCGATTATTTATATTTTTAAATCCTCATTTAGATCCTTATGAAATAGGCTTTATTAGTACTCTTTTAAAATATTTTATGCTTCCAAATGCTAAACTATTTGGGAAAAGTGACAATTTATATTTTAATCACCAAGGAGTTGATAGAATAGTATTACCTGAAGCAAATACAGATTTAGTTTTTGCCTATATCGTTTCCGCATTTGGTTGGATAGTAGGAATTATAACTATAATAGTTATAGTATTAGCTGTTACTCGTATGTTTTTAGCAGTACGAAAAATTAATCATCAGTACGGTAGGTATTTAGCAAGTGCAATAGTATCAGTATTTTCACTACAAGCACTGGCAAGTATTTTAATTAATACAGGTAGGTTACCTATTTCAGGTTTTTCGCTGCCATTTATTTCTTATGGTGGAATTAATTTTGTTATAAATATGGCTTTAATGGGGCTATTACTGAGTGTATATCGTAGGAAGGATTTAGTTACAATAGAGAAAGGATATTGTCAGAGGTCAGGCAGTTAA
- a CDS encoding PadR family transcriptional regulator: MKIDKDLMKGSTTMLILNLLSTSDMYGYQMVKELEKRSDNTFTLKEGTMYPILHSLESEGMVESYWDEGASARKRKYYHITNKGQKLLDEKKKEWEVYSSTVNKVIGGACFE; this comes from the coding sequence GTGAAGATTGATAAGGATCTTATGAAAGGTAGTACAACAATGCTAATACTTAATCTACTTAGTACTAGCGATATGTATGGTTATCAGATGGTAAAGGAATTAGAGAAGCGCTCTGACAATACCTTTACATTAAAAGAGGGAACTATGTATCCAATTTTACATTCCTTAGAGAGTGAAGGTATGGTTGAATCCTATTGGGATGAAGGCGCTTCTGCCCGTAAACGAAAATATTACCACATTACAAATAAAGGGCAAAAATTATTAGATGAAAAGAAAAAGGAATGGGAGGTTTACAGCAGTACTGTAAATAAGGTGATAGGTGGTGCTTGCTTTGAGTAA
- a CDS encoding MFS transporter, giving the protein MEARQDTLLEKSTTSDKANLILFVAGKFVSLFGTQIYSFAIGLYVLEKTNSGLTFASSIIFSMLPRIIIGPIAGVIADRFDRKKISVGMDFICGILMLSFFILSKFDGIKIHYVYLFSFLLSTANVFFDVAMEASKPNLVDNKNLTRLNSLSQSITSIASISGPFLGGIVYGLFNIQSFLFFNGICFILSAISEAFIDFEYNRPKERNKERDTMPMLQELKEGVQFFRNNKVLFSIMSFSLLINFSMQLSITVPLPYILTNTLELSSSQYGTVKGFWPVGMLVGSILLSFLPQRDKIFKQTVVMFTIFICILMAVALPVIPIFSGYSKGVYFVYYMIVMGLGGMVVAFIDIPIMVVFQRLIPDEVRGRVFSLVGTMAVGIAPIGLLLAGILIDHIPTWILPICAGVLLIVKLIFFIRDEELKKLL; this is encoded by the coding sequence ATGGAAGCTAGACAAGATACATTACTAGAGAAGTCTACTACTTCAGACAAAGCTAATTTAATTTTATTTGTTGCAGGAAAGTTTGTTTCACTTTTTGGAACACAGATATATAGTTTTGCCATAGGTCTATATGTACTAGAAAAAACAAACTCGGGTTTAACCTTTGCTAGTAGCATTATTTTTAGTATGCTACCGAGAATTATTATAGGGCCTATTGCAGGGGTAATTGCTGATAGATTTGATCGTAAAAAAATTTCCGTTGGAATGGATTTTATATGTGGTATATTGATGTTATCATTTTTTATACTGAGTAAATTTGATGGAATAAAAATTCACTATGTTTATCTATTTTCCTTCTTATTGTCAACAGCTAATGTATTTTTTGATGTGGCTATGGAAGCTAGTAAGCCAAATTTAGTTGATAATAAAAATTTAACTAGACTTAACTCCTTATCTCAAAGTATAACATCTATAGCGTCTATTAGTGGGCCATTTTTAGGTGGTATAGTATATGGACTTTTTAATATACAGAGTTTTCTATTCTTTAATGGTATTTGTTTTATTTTATCTGCAATATCTGAGGCTTTTATAGATTTTGAGTATAATAGGCCAAAAGAGCGAAATAAGGAAAGAGACACCATGCCTATGTTACAAGAGTTAAAGGAAGGGGTTCAATTTTTTAGAAATAACAAAGTGTTGTTTAGCATTATGTCTTTTTCTTTGCTTATTAACTTTTCAATGCAACTTTCGATTACAGTACCACTACCCTATATACTAACAAATACTTTAGAGCTATCTTCTAGTCAATATGGTACTGTTAAGGGGTTTTGGCCTGTGGGAATGTTAGTAGGTTCAATACTATTATCTTTTTTACCCCAACGGGATAAGATATTTAAACAAACAGTTGTAATGTTTACTATATTTATATGTATACTAATGGCCGTAGCACTGCCTGTAATACCAATATTTAGTGGATATTCTAAGGGTGTATATTTTGTTTATTATATGATAGTTATGGGACTAGGTGGCATGGTTGTAGCATTTATTGACATTCCTATTATGGTGGTTTTTCAAAGACTTATACCAGATGAAGTTAGGGGTAGAGTATTCAGCTTAGTAGGTACTATGGCTGTAGGTATAGCCCCCATAGGGCTATTACTGGCAGGTATTTTAATAGATCATATTCCTACATGGATTTTACCTATATGTGCAGGAGTATTATTAATAGTAAAATTGATTTTTTTTATAAGGGATGAGGAATTAAAAAAATTATTATAG
- a CDS encoding MerR family transcriptional regulator: MRIGEFAKKYNLTIDTIRHYMDIELLLPEKSGGHYFFGEKEEKDLKEILQLKELKFTLSEIQRIIGYSRLSQLRYKEDKIYIRGILLDKKNILDEEKREIQKALEILKNRINEIDSIDEILEVSGVKTGIHISFIQYLSCPICDIPLELEDGKVTSNMITEGYFRCKCGYRGNIEDGIYVSLDDEDRKKIHKESLDSTVKPAATLGEYVEGTDASLINHIYKSIDSIINFMDIDALDNRIILELGTGSGFFMRQFLSYVKPNSIYIVTDHDIDRIRFIKAYLEEHFLDCKFVFICSDLSKLPIKNESADYIVNYLTSLNYSLKSDQFLDNILIPKIKKGGKLIGCSYYVKSGSKLLKSAPPTSRKFFEERAYKTEIKNLALNNIEVKEVGAIIIESKYEVMMEGHEFYTLVYCGEK; this comes from the coding sequence ATGAGAATAGGTGAATTTGCCAAAAAATATAACCTTACTATTGATACTATTAGGCACTACATGGATATAGAACTTCTTCTTCCGGAAAAAAGTGGAGGACATTATTTCTTTGGAGAGAAAGAAGAAAAGGATTTAAAAGAAATTCTACAACTAAAAGAATTGAAATTTACACTATCTGAAATTCAGAGAATCATTGGATATTCAAGACTATCTCAATTAAGATACAAGGAAGATAAAATTTATATTAGAGGTATTTTACTAGATAAAAAAAATATTTTAGATGAAGAGAAACGCGAAATTCAAAAGGCATTAGAGATATTAAAAAACAGAATTAATGAAATTGATAGTATTGATGAAATCTTAGAGGTTAGTGGAGTTAAAACAGGAATTCATATATCATTTATCCAATACCTTAGCTGTCCTATATGTGATATTCCGCTAGAATTAGAGGATGGGAAAGTTACAAGTAATATGATAACGGAAGGATATTTTAGGTGCAAATGTGGTTATAGAGGTAATATAGAAGATGGAATCTATGTATCTTTAGATGATGAAGATAGAAAAAAGATTCACAAAGAGAGTTTAGATAGTACAGTAAAACCAGCAGCTACATTAGGGGAATATGTGGAGGGAACAGATGCTTCCCTGATAAATCACATATATAAGTCTATAGATTCAATTATTAATTTTATGGATATTGACGCTTTGGACAATAGAATAATACTAGAGCTTGGAACTGGATCAGGTTTTTTTATGAGACAATTTTTGTCCTATGTAAAACCAAATAGTATTTATATAGTAACAGATCATGATATTGATAGAATTAGGTTTATAAAGGCGTATCTAGAGGAGCACTTTTTAGATTGTAAATTTGTTTTTATTTGTTCTGATCTTAGTAAATTACCTATTAAGAATGAAAGTGCTGACTACATTGTAAACTATTTGACTTCTTTAAACTATAGCTTAAAGAGTGACCAATTTTTAGATAACATATTAATTCCTAAAATAAAAAAGGGAGGCAAATTAATAGGATGCTCTTATTATGTAAAATCTGGCTCTAAGCTATTAAAATCTGCACCACCTACTTCTAGAAAGTTTTTTGAAGAAAGAGCATATAAAACCGAGATAAAAAACTTAGCATTGAATAACATTGAAGTAAAGGAAGTAGGAGCCATTATTATAGAATCTAAGTACGAAGTTATGATGGAAGGACACGAGTTCTATACTCTTGTCTACTGTGGAGAAAAGTAG
- a CDS encoding VOC family protein translates to MYKMDHVGVRIKDSKISTEFYCNILGCEVVGTLKNEERELIFLRSGDGVIELINKFNQYEERGAGVVDHIAFTVDNLDEEIKKLQESGVNILGDKPIQVTENMRIIFFEGPDRERLEFVEKR, encoded by the coding sequence ATGTATAAAATGGATCATGTGGGTGTTAGGATTAAGGATAGTAAAATATCAACTGAATTTTATTGTAATATTCTTGGTTGCGAAGTAGTAGGCACACTTAAAAATGAAGAAAGAGAGCTCATATTTTTAAGATCTGGCGATGGTGTTATTGAGTTGATTAATAAATTTAACCAGTACGAAGAGAGAGGTGCTGGTGTAGTAGATCATATTGCCTTTACTGTAGATAACTTAGATGAGGAAATTAAAAAGCTCCAAGAATCTGGTGTAAATATTTTAGGAGATAAACCTATTCAAGTAACAGAAAATATGAGAATTATATTTTTTGAAGGTCCTGATAGAGAAAGACTAGAGTTTGTGGAGAAAAGATAG
- a CDS encoding ATP-dependent DNA helicase, producing MGKHKEVVISIRSLVEFVLMSGDLDSRFTGSSRALEGTRAHQKIQKSYGEEYTPEVTLKYSFEYESYKMTVQGRADGILIEENNVVVDEIKSTTISLDLLDENKSLTHWGQAKCYGYIYAKEKNLEVIDIQLTYYNLDTDETKKFRKSFNFEELEVFFYQLIKDYYNWVDTLETWKLKRDISIKELQFPFLDYRKGQRELAVAVYRTIREEKRLFAQAPTGIGKTISTLFPTVKAIGEGITSKIFYLTAKTITRQVAEEAFSKMRDGGLRFKTVTLTAKDKICFEKGKKCTPEECGFAKGHFNRLRDGLKDLFNNEDGFTREVIEKYALKHNICPFEFSLDIALWADGVICDYNYAFDPRVYLKRFFMDEKGDYTFLIDEAHNLVDRSRTMFSAELNKKAFLDQKRIMKDKSPKISKALHHLNTFMISMNKQCGEASFYMQKEEPKEIYPLLGNFIREAEEWLKEGNKEEGYEDLLELYFNTFTFLKIAEFYDERYLTYVEKKNRDVILKIFCLDPSYLLGEAIKRGKSAIFFSATLTPLQYFKEIFGGNEEDYCVRLGSPFDSDNLCLIVADYISTKYRDRDNSYMPIVDTIANVVEGRKGNYFVFFPSYQYLRRVFDLFMEKYPHIAVIAQESTMTEEQREEFLNRFEIQFDNTLVAFGVLGGIFSEGIDLVGDRLIGAIIIGVGLPQLSLEVNLIMDYFNDKKNKGYEYAYLFPGMNKVLQGAGRVIRTEKDKGIVCLIDDRFTSHSYQRLFPPEWKHFKRANNGKNLSYHIDEFWDKKDRLEE from the coding sequence TTGGGTAAGCATAAGGAAGTAGTAATATCTATCCGTAGCTTAGTAGAATTTGTATTGATGTCGGGGGATTTAGATAGTAGATTTACTGGAAGTAGTAGGGCATTAGAGGGTACAAGGGCCCATCAGAAGATACAAAAATCCTATGGTGAGGAATATACCCCAGAGGTTACATTAAAGTACAGTTTTGAGTATGAAAGCTATAAAATGACTGTGCAGGGAAGGGCAGATGGAATTTTAATTGAGGAAAATAATGTTGTAGTAGATGAGATAAAATCAACTACCATATCCTTAGACCTGTTAGATGAAAACAAAAGTCTAACTCATTGGGGACAGGCTAAATGTTACGGATATATTTATGCTAAGGAGAAAAACTTAGAAGTAATAGATATTCAATTAACCTATTATAATTTAGATACAGATGAGACAAAAAAATTTCGTAAATCCTTTAATTTTGAAGAGCTAGAAGTCTTTTTCTACCAATTAATTAAAGATTACTATAACTGGGTTGATACATTAGAAACTTGGAAACTTAAAAGAGATATAAGTATTAAAGAGTTACAATTTCCATTTTTAGATTACCGTAAAGGACAGAGAGAATTAGCTGTAGCAGTTTATAGAACGATTAGGGAAGAAAAAAGACTTTTTGCCCAGGCTCCAACTGGAATAGGTAAAACCATATCCACTTTATTTCCTACGGTTAAGGCAATTGGTGAAGGCATTACATCGAAAATATTTTATCTAACTGCTAAGACCATTACTAGACAGGTGGCAGAGGAAGCTTTTAGTAAAATGAGAGATGGAGGCTTAAGGTTTAAAACCGTTACACTAACTGCTAAGGATAAAATATGTTTTGAGAAGGGGAAGAAGTGTACTCCAGAGGAATGTGGCTTTGCTAAAGGTCATTTTAATAGGTTACGGGATGGGCTGAAGGATTTATTCAATAATGAGGATGGCTTTACAAGAGAAGTAATTGAAAAATATGCCCTAAAACATAATATATGTCCCTTTGAATTTTCTTTAGATATTGCCTTATGGGCTGATGGAGTAATTTGTGATTATAACTATGCTTTTGATCCTAGAGTATACTTGAAAAGATTTTTTATGGATGAAAAGGGAGATTATACTTTTTTAATTGATGAAGCCCATAACCTAGTTGATCGTTCGAGAACAATGTTTTCAGCTGAATTAAATAAAAAAGCATTTTTGGATCAAAAGCGTATTATGAAGGATAAGAGCCCTAAAATATCTAAGGCGCTACATCACTTAAATACATTTATGATTAGTATGAATAAACAGTGTGGAGAAGCTTCGTTCTATATGCAAAAGGAGGAACCGAAAGAAATTTATCCGCTGTTAGGTAATTTTATTAGGGAAGCAGAGGAATGGCTTAAAGAAGGAAATAAGGAAGAAGGTTATGAAGACTTATTAGAGTTATATTTTAATACTTTTACATTTTTGAAAATTGCAGAGTTTTATGACGAAAGATACCTTACATATGTGGAAAAAAAGAATAGAGATGTTATTTTAAAAATATTTTGTTTAGATCCTTCCTACCTATTAGGTGAGGCTATTAAAAGAGGAAAGTCAGCAATTTTCTTTTCTGCTACATTAACTCCGTTACAATATTTTAAAGAAATTTTTGGTGGTAATGAAGAAGATTATTGTGTCAGATTAGGTTCGCCCTTTGATTCTGACAATCTATGTCTTATTGTAGCAGATTATATATCCACTAAATATCGAGATCGTGATAATAGTTATATGCCTATAGTGGATACTATTGCTAATGTGGTGGAAGGTAGAAAAGGAAATTATTTTGTTTTTTTTCCATCTTACCAGTATTTAAGAAGGGTTTTTGATCTATTTATGGAAAAATATCCTCATATTGCTGTTATTGCGCAGGAGTCTACTATGACAGAGGAACAAAGAGAAGAATTTTTAAATAGATTTGAAATACAATTCGATAATACCTTAGTTGCCTTTGGGGTTTTAGGTGGAATATTTTCTGAGGGAATAGATCTTGTAGGAGATAGATTGATTGGTGCAATAATTATAGGTGTTGGACTTCCACAACTTTCTCTAGAGGTAAATCTCATAATGGATTATTTTAATGATAAAAAGAATAAGGGATATGAATATGCCTATTTATTTCCAGGTATGAACAAGGTATTGCAGGGAGCAGGTAGAGTAATACGTACAGAAAAAGATAAAGGTATAGTTTGCCTTATTGATGATAGATTTACGTCTCATAGTTATCAAAGGTTATTTCCACCAGAATGGAAACATTTTAAAAGGGCGAATAATGGCAAGAACTTATCATATCATATAGATGAATTCTGGGATAAAAAAGATAGATTGGAGGAATAA